The Haloferax sp. Atlit-12N genome contains a region encoding:
- a CDS encoding helix-turn-helix domain-containing protein, with the protein MYEASLRIRDDSAYAAATAGNAASVELWCNEHCDMLHVSGGVGSDVLDRVGDTVGVAASVERGDELVVVTADCLRDHEIDHIEGYVRRHGLLLVPPLRYRDGAKVCRLLAVSADDLTACFRDLVDSGFDVSVESKRAVSFASGSGPLLAPADAMPALTGRQREALRLAHAGGYYDLPRGIETATIADEMGVSRRTAEEHLRRAERKVMDSVAQYVL; encoded by the coding sequence ATGTACGAGGCGAGCCTCCGAATCAGGGACGACAGCGCCTACGCGGCGGCGACGGCGGGCAACGCCGCGAGCGTCGAACTGTGGTGCAACGAACACTGCGACATGCTCCACGTGAGCGGCGGGGTCGGAAGCGACGTGCTCGACCGCGTCGGCGACACCGTCGGCGTAGCGGCGTCGGTCGAGCGCGGCGACGAACTCGTCGTCGTCACCGCAGACTGTCTCCGAGACCACGAGATAGACCACATCGAAGGCTACGTGCGGAGACACGGCCTGCTCCTCGTGCCGCCGCTTCGCTACCGCGACGGGGCCAAAGTGTGCCGCCTGCTCGCCGTCTCCGCCGACGACCTGACGGCGTGCTTCCGCGACCTCGTGGACAGCGGCTTCGACGTGAGCGTCGAGTCCAAGCGCGCGGTGTCGTTCGCCAGCGGGAGCGGCCCGCTTTTGGCCCCCGCCGACGCGATGCCCGCGCTCACCGGCCGCCAGCGCGAGGCGCTCCGACTGGCCCACGCCGGCGGCTACTACGACCTCCCGCGCGGCATCGAGACCGCGACCATCGCCGACGAGATGGGCGTCTCGCGGCGCACCGCCGAGGAACACCTGCGCCGGGCGGAGCGAAAAGTGATGGACTCGGTCGCGCAGTACGTGCTGTAA
- a CDS encoding VOC family protein → MDATAIDHVNLRIPADGLDAAVEFYRDALGFDIENRDLYEPGEKPFFSVRLTPASVIHLRPAEDFEPPAGTAFDHVAIEFAHDIDELRDHLEAAGVEIDRQLEPLGATGVAPAVYVTDPFGYTLELKAAPAGD, encoded by the coding sequence ATGGACGCGACGGCAATCGACCACGTGAACCTCCGCATCCCCGCCGACGGCCTCGACGCCGCAGTCGAGTTCTACCGCGACGCGCTCGGCTTCGACATCGAGAACCGCGACCTGTACGAGCCGGGCGAAAAGCCCTTCTTCTCCGTGCGACTCACCCCGGCGAGCGTCATCCACCTCCGGCCGGCCGAGGACTTCGAACCGCCGGCTGGGACCGCCTTCGACCACGTCGCCATCGAGTTCGCCCACGACATCGACGAACTCCGGGACCACCTCGAAGCGGCGGGCGTCGAAATCGACCGCCAGCTCGAACCCCTCGGGGCGACGGGCGTCGCGCCCGCGGTGTACGTCACCGACCCGTTCGGCTACACGCTGGAACTGAAAGCCGCGCCCGCCGGCGACTGA
- a CDS encoding MFS transporter, which produces MLVTVSLAWAVLQTGRFLLSPLLPTIIEELQITEATAGIALALFQGVYAITQYPGGEYSDRWTRTTLIVPGLGILVLGFATFGLAGGLAGFVAAAVITGLGKGLFAIPSRALLSDLFVERRGRALGLYAAGTDLGGLVSSGLAILALTYATWRTPFLPVAVALAGLTVLYAFWSRDGYAVGSPELHVSGTLRRLFASAEQRRTLLAFGLFYFMVGGFINFFPTYLIEAKGFDQQLASATFAIVFAVGITIKPVAGGLSDRFRRESIAVVGMLAAAGALAVLSAVEARPLIYVSVVALAAGYKTEFPLADAIIMDNAPDADRGADLGAARALFLGANALGPAYVGIVATYASYVAAFAGLAVCLVVAAGLLYWDARKR; this is translated from the coding sequence ATGTTAGTCACCGTGTCGCTGGCGTGGGCGGTCCTCCAGACGGGTCGGTTTCTCTTGTCGCCGCTGCTGCCGACTATCATCGAGGAGCTCCAGATAACGGAGGCGACCGCCGGCATCGCACTGGCGCTGTTTCAGGGCGTCTACGCCATCACGCAGTACCCCGGCGGTGAGTACTCCGACCGGTGGACGCGAACGACGCTCATCGTCCCCGGACTGGGCATCCTCGTCCTCGGGTTCGCCACGTTCGGCCTCGCCGGCGGACTCGCAGGCTTCGTCGCCGCCGCGGTCATCACGGGACTCGGGAAAGGGCTGTTCGCCATCCCCTCGCGGGCGCTCCTATCAGACCTGTTCGTCGAACGCCGCGGCCGGGCGCTCGGCCTCTACGCCGCCGGCACCGACCTCGGCGGCCTCGTCTCGTCGGGGCTCGCCATCCTCGCGCTGACCTACGCGACGTGGCGGACGCCGTTCCTGCCGGTCGCCGTCGCCCTCGCCGGACTCACCGTCCTCTACGCGTTCTGGTCGAGAGACGGCTACGCCGTGGGGTCGCCCGAACTCCACGTTTCGGGGACGCTCCGACGCCTCTTCGCCAGCGCGGAACAGCGCCGGACGCTCCTCGCGTTCGGGCTGTTTTACTTCATGGTCGGCGGCTTCATCAACTTCTTTCCGACCTACCTCATCGAGGCGAAAGGTTTCGACCAGCAGTTGGCGAGCGCGACGTTCGCCATCGTCTTCGCCGTCGGCATCACCATCAAGCCCGTCGCCGGCGGCCTGAGCGACCGGTTCCGACGCGAATCAATCGCCGTCGTCGGGATGCTCGCGGCCGCGGGGGCGCTCGCCGTCCTCTCGGCCGTGGAGGCGCGCCCGCTCATCTACGTCTCCGTCGTCGCGCTCGCGGCCGGCTACAAGACGGAGTTCCCCCTCGCGGACGCCATCATCATGGACAACGCGCCCGACGCCGACCGCGGAGCCGACCTCGGGGCCGCGCGGGCGCTGTTCCTCGGCGCGAACGCGCTGGGGCCGGCCTACGTCGGCATCGTCGCCACCTACGCGAGCTACGTCGCCGCGTTCGCGGGGCTCGCGGTCTGTCTCGTCGTCGCCGCCGGACTCCTCTACTGGGACGCGCGCAAGCGGTGA
- a CDS encoding guanosine monophosphate reductase, translated as MEIRTGLSYGDVLLVPQRSPVDSRSDVDLSTNVTPGLRLDTPLVSAAMDTVTEADLAETLSGLGGLGVVHRFLDVDGQAEQVRRVADAGGTVSGAVGINEDYLDRTEALLDAGADAIVMDIAHGHMERCLDAVARIRDEFDPEIVAGNVVTPAAVEDLWEAGAGCVKVGVGPGSHCTTREVAGAGYPQLTAVSECAERAHDLGIHVMADGGIRTSGDAAKALMAGADTVMMGSFFAGTDEAPGQVVEVDGETYKRSRGMASTEAADDRDDKQSDVDAGEGVEALTPHKGPVEPLVEEFLGGVRSGVSYCGGHTIPDAREKASFVRVAASAKEREGAHGVVFAEGPVEVDEEAERELQAPMAD; from the coding sequence ATGGAGATTCGCACAGGACTCTCTTACGGAGACGTATTGCTGGTTCCACAGCGCTCCCCGGTCGACAGCCGGAGCGACGTGGACCTCTCGACCAACGTGACGCCGGGCTTGCGCCTCGACACGCCGCTCGTCAGCGCGGCCATGGACACCGTCACCGAAGCGGACCTCGCGGAGACGCTCTCCGGGCTCGGCGGCCTCGGCGTCGTCCACCGCTTCCTCGACGTTGACGGGCAGGCCGAACAGGTCCGCCGCGTCGCCGACGCGGGCGGGACCGTCTCGGGCGCGGTCGGTATCAACGAAGACTACCTCGACCGGACCGAGGCGCTCCTCGACGCCGGCGCGGACGCTATCGTCATGGACATCGCCCACGGCCACATGGAGCGGTGTCTGGACGCGGTCGCGCGGATTCGCGACGAGTTCGACCCCGAAATCGTCGCGGGTAATGTCGTCACGCCGGCGGCCGTCGAAGACCTCTGGGAGGCCGGCGCGGGCTGCGTGAAAGTCGGCGTCGGGCCGGGGTCGCACTGTACGACTCGCGAGGTCGCGGGCGCGGGCTATCCGCAGCTCACGGCTGTCTCGGAGTGTGCCGAGCGGGCGCACGACCTCGGTATCCACGTCATGGCCGACGGGGGGATTCGGACCTCCGGCGACGCCGCGAAGGCGCTCATGGCCGGCGCGGACACCGTCATGATGGGCAGTTTCTTCGCCGGGACCGACGAGGCACCGGGTCAGGTCGTCGAGGTCGACGGCGAGACGTACAAGCGCTCCCGTGGGATGGCCTCCACGGAGGCCGCAGACGACCGCGACGACAAACAGAGCGACGTGGACGCCGGCGAGGGCGTCGAGGCGCTCACGCCCCACAAGGGACCGGTCGAACCGCTCGTTGAGGAGTTCCTCGGTGGAGTTCGCTCGGGTGTGAGTTACTGCGGCGGTCACACTATCCCGGACGCCCGCGAGAAGGCGTCGTTCGTCCGTGTCGCGGCGAGCGCGAAGGAACGAGAGGGCGCTCACGGCGTCGTCTTCGCCGAGGGCCCCGTCGAAGTCGACGAGGAGGCCGAACGCGAGTTGCAGGCCCCGATGGCCGACTGA